GGACGCAAAACGAACGGAATAGATGGGCGGGAGGTTGCTGCCGAGCGATCGCCACGAGTCGCCGCGATCATCGGAGAGATAGAGGTTGCCGGTGGTGGTGCCGAAGGCGAGACGATCGCCCTTGAGGTCGAGCGCGTGGCGCAGAACGACATCGTAGGTTAGAGCCTGCGGGAGGCCGTCGCGCAGCGCCGTCCAGGTCTTGCCGCCATCCTGGGTGCGGCAGACGCAGAGAGCCTGACCAATAGCGGTACGGAATTCGGCGTCGATGGCCGGGATGACCCAGGCGGTATCGGGATCGGTTTCATCGGCAGCGATCGGAAACCCGAAGTAGACGGGACCGCCTTCCTGAGAGACATCGTGCCATGTTTGGCCGGAGTCGGTACTGTGGAAGACGCCGCAGTGGTTCTGCATCCAGAGCACGTCAGGGTTGGCGGGGGACATGAGCAGATAGTGGGGGTCATGGCCGAATTCACTGTGCGGGTCGGGCAGGTAATTGGCATACAGTCCCTTGTTGAGGGGCTGCCATGAGGCGCCGTCGTCGCGGGTTTCATAGACACCGCCGACGCTGATGCCAATCACAACATGGCGGCTGTCGCGCGGATCGACACACAAGGAACACAGGCCGGGATGGTCGCGGCCGCCGCCGAACCACCAGGAGGTGCGTTCGGGACGGTTCCAGAGGGCATCGACGAAGGTGAAGGTTTCGCCGCCGTCGTCGCTCTGAAAAGAGGCCGCCAGGTTCGGTGCCAAGATACAGCCGCTGGGGCTGATCGGCACCCCGGCGCGATGAGCCAGATGTAGCTGAGGGTCGCGGGCTTCAGCTTGGCTTCTTCGCCAGGAAACGCGGTATTGATGGCCGCGTCTGCGGGATAAACCGGGGCGGGGATTTCGGTCCAGGTCGCGCCGTTATCGGCCGATTTGTGGAGTTTGCAGCCCCAGTGGCCGTGGTCGATGGCGGCCCAGAGGATGCCAGTGCGCGGATCACGCATGGCATGAGAGACGGGCTGGGCTTTGAAGGATTCGCGGCAGAAGCGCCATTCGCCGCCGTGGTCCTCGAATTGGAGCAACCCCTTGCGGGTCCCCAGAATCATCATTTCAGTCATGTTCATCCCCCTGAAAGCGCCTGCATGATAAAAACGACCTGATCCTGGCCGACGGCATCCTGAAGGTGCTGGCGGTCGGAGACCATTTCCTGATCGACAAAGATATTGACGTGCTTGCGGAGCGCGCCGCGCTCATCGACGACATAGGTGGCGAGACCGGGATAGCGGCGATCCAGCGCGGAGACAATCTCCGCGGCGGTGGCGCCTTCGACGCGGACACCCTGCTGGAGTTCGGGAAAGAATTTTGAAGATGACTGGTAAAACGAACGTGTGGCATGGAGTCGCTCCATGATAGCCAGCTTTCCAGTATAGAACAGAAGTTCTAAATCTGTCAATCAGGTCAGTTGTTAGATTCTTGTTAGGTTATGGAGCGTACTCCGGATGCCGGATTGCTGAACGCGGGTTAAAATGGGCGGCCTGAGCCGAGTGCAGAAGGGGGATACGCGCATGACCGACAAAATCCGCTGGGGAATCCTGAGTACGGCGAACATTGGACGGAAGCGCGTCGTCCCGGCGATGCAGCTGTGCAAACACGGCGTGGTGGCGGCGGTGGCGAGCCGGAACGTGGAGGCTGCACGCGAATACGCCAACGAACTCAAGATCCCGAAGGCGTATGGCAGTTACGAAGCGCTGTTGGCCGACCCGGACATCGACGCGATATATAACCCGCTGCCGAACAGCATGCATGCCGAATGGAGCATCAAATGCGCAGAAGCCGGTAAACCGACGCTGTGCGAGAAACCGCTGGCCAGCGATGCGGCCGAGGCGCAGACGATGGTAGACGCGTTCGCGGCGCGCGGCGTGCCGTTCGCCGAGGCGTTCATGTACCGCTTCCACCCGCAGACGGGTCTGGTCAAGCAGCTGCTGGACGATGGGGCGATCGGCGAACTGGTTATGGTGAATGCCGCGTTCAGCTTCAGAATCCGTGAGGAAGACAATATCCGGCTGAGTAAGGCGCTGGCTGGCGGCGCGCTGATGGACGTGGGGTGCTACTGTGTCAACGTGACACGGCTGATGGCCGGCGCGGAGCCGATTTCGGTTAAGGCGATGCAGCGCACCGGGGTTGTTTCCGGCGTGGACGAGGTGCTGACGGGGGTGATGGCGTTCGCGAGCGGGGTGCTTGCCCACTTCGACTGCTCGCTGCGGGCGAATTTCACGCATACGTATCAACTGCGCGGAACGACCGGGAAGATCCTGGTTGAAGAAGGGTTTGTCGTCCCGCCCGATCATCCGTCGACCGTGCGGGTGACGGAGACGAACGCCGCCGGCGCGGAGACGACGCGCGAAATCCGGGTGGCGCCGGCGAACTCGTATACGCTGATGGCGGATGACTTCGCGCAGGCGTTGATTGACGGGCGGGCGCCGCGATGGAAGCCGCAGGACGGCGTGGAGAACATGCGGGTGATCGACCAGCTTTACGCGTCGGCAGCACAGTAGGCCGGAGCGCCGCCGCAGACCGATAAGGCTTGGCGGATTGAAGATAGATTAAATACGGGCGGAACAAAACAGCCTATCCTGTGTTCAGGGTTTGACACCGCAGCGTCCCATACAAGGAGGGCGCCGCGAAGTTACCGGGATGGGAAATGCCGCGGCTATCACGGTGGTTCATCAAGATTGGGATGCTGTATCTGGTCGCCGGACTGGCGATGGGGTCGGCACTCGCGATGCAGCCGGTGATGGGATGGTCCACGAGCCTGCACCTGCTGCGGCCTGTGTACCTGCATTTCCTGTTCATCGGGTGGGTGACCCAGCTGATCATGGGCGTGGGGTACTGGATGTTCCCAAAACGGTCGAAGGAAAACCCGCGCGGAAGCGAGCGGATGGGCTGGGCGGTGCTGATCCTGCTGAACGCCGGACTGGTCCTGCGGGCAGTCGGCGAACCGGCGGTCGTGCTGTATCCCGACGCGAAACTTGGTTGGACACTGGCGACGGCGGCGACACTGCTGCTGCTGGCGGGCTGGGGGTTCGTGCTGAATACGTGGGGCCGGATCAGGGAGCGATAACATGCCGAAACTGAGCGTGTGGCTGGTGCGGGCTGCACTGATCCACATGGCGGCCGGGTTCCTGTTCGGCTCTCAAGTCCTGCACCACAAGGGCATCCCGATTTACGCGTGGACCTGGAAACTGCTCGACCCGCACATCGAACTGATGATCTTTGGATGGACGATGCAGTTCGTGCTGGGCATGGGCTACTGGATCCTGCCGCGGTTTTCCGGCGAGCACCGCCACGGCGCGACACGTGTTGGATGGTGCGGATTCGCACTGTTCAACGCGGGGGTAACGCTCGGCGCGCTCGGCGGGTGGTTCGATGCCAATGATGTCGTTTTCGCGGGCAGAGTGCTGCTGCTGACGGGGGTAGTATGCTTCGTCATCGTGCTGTGGCCGCGTGTAAAACCCCTAGGCGGCTATGCTGCCGCCCCACGTTCACAGGTTTAGTCTTCGCAAGTTTAGTTAAGGAGAAGGTCATGCAACAACTCGATGTCCGTACCATTACACCACGCCACCGCCACGAGATCATTTTCGACGTTTTCGACAATCTGCCGGAAGGTCAGGGCTTCGAACTGGTCAACGACCATGCACCGACTCCGCTGTATTACCAATTCCTGCATGAGCGCGCGGACAAGTTCACATGGACGTACCTTGAAGAGGGACCAGAGGTGTGGCGCGTGCTGATAGTGCACACGGGGAACGGAAACTAGAGCCATGGACGCCTTATACCAACTGGTGGCGGACACCAAAGCACTGATCGAGTCAATACCGCCGGACAGTATCGTGAGCCGGACGTTCCACAAGGACGAACATCTGCGCGCAATCGTGTTCGGGTTTGACCGCGGTCAGGAGCTTTCTGAACACACGTCGGCCTATGCCGCGATCATCCAGATCATTTCCGGCGAGGCGAGCGTCACGGCCGGCGGGGACCGGCATGAACTGCAGGCCGGAAGCTGGCTGTATATGACGCCAAAGCTGAAGCACAGCGTGGTGGCGAAAACGCCGCTGGTGATGCTGCTGACGATGTTCGGCGGGGAATGACGGGCCAGATGAACGCTGCGATGCGGACAGTCCCTCGCGTTTTGATGCTGGCGACGGTCGTTGCGGCGCTGCTGGGCGGGCTGGGTTCGGGACTGGCACGGCTGGGCTTGCAGATGGATGCGCTCAGCACAGATTGGATGCTGGTCCACGGCCCGCTAATGATTTCCGGATTCCTGGGGACGCTGATCTGTCTGGAACGGTCGACGGCGCTGGCGTCACGCTACCGGTGGAGCGTGCTGGTGCCGCTGATTACGGCGTGCGGGGCAATTGCGCTGCTGGCGTCAAAGGACGGGGCGACGGGAAAAGCGCTGTTGAGCGCGGGGAGCGCGGGGCTGGTGCTGCTGTTCGGCGTGATGCTGCGCCTGCACCCTTCGCGCGATGTGGTGATAATGGGGCTGGGGGCGGGGTGCTGGCTGGCGGGCAACCTGCTGTGGATGGGGGGAAAGCCGGTGTTTCAGGTCGTGCACCTGTGGACGGCGTTCCTGATCCTGACGATTGTGGGGGAGCGGCTCGAACTCTCGCGCGTGCGGCGGCTAAGCCAACTGAGCGAACGGCTGCTGATACTGGCGGCTGGCGTGTACCTGGCCGGGGTTGTGCTGACAGTCTTCGATTTGAATACAGGGATACGGCTTCTGGGCAGCGGGGCGATCCTGATGGCGGCGTGGCTGCTGCGCTATGACGTCGCCCGGCGGACGATCCGGCAGACTGGCCTGCCGCGGTATATCGCGGCGTGCCTGCTGCTCGGGTATGTGGCTGGGGGTAGGCGGAGGGATCGGGCTGTGGCGGGGCGCGCTGTACGCGGGGCCGCACTATGCGGCGATGCTGCACGCGATGCTGCTGGGTTTCGTGTTTTCGATGATTTTTGGCCATGCGCCGATTATCCTGCCGGCGCTAACCGGCCTGAAGCTCGACTTCACGCCGGTCTTTTACGGGCATCTGGCGCTGCTGCATGTAACGCTGATCTACCGGATGTATGGGCATCTGGCGCTGGATGTGACGGCGCAGCGGACGAGCGGACTGCTGAATGTGACCGCCGTGCTGCTGTTCATCGGCGTGACCGTGGTGACAGTCGTGCGCTCGAACTGGGGGAGGGGTGAGGGCGCTGCCCCCACACCCCCGCAAAGGGTTGGCACCCTTTGATCCCTTCTACACGAAGCACCCCTCTTGGGGTGCTTCGTGGCATTCAAGGCTCATATGGATACAACCAGTTATGCAGGACTGGTTAGCTCCTCGAGACGGTCGACGTAGCGGGCGAGGACGGCAAAGGTGGTTTCGACGGCTTCGGGGCTGGTCATGTCGACGCCGGCGTGAGCTAGTGCGTCGAGCGGGTAGACCGAACTGCCTTTGCTCAGGAACTCGACGTAACGGACTGCGGCCTGCTCGTCACCGGCGAGAATGTTTTCGCTGAGCGCGTGGGCGGCGGAGATACCGGTCGCATACTGATAAACGTAGTAGTTGGCGTAGAGATGGCTGAAGGTGGCCCAGGTGATGCCGTCGCGCTCACGGTCGAGGGTCATTTCGGAGCCGTAGCCTTCGGCGTACAGGTCGGCCATCAGGCTGTTCATATCCTGGGGCGTGATGCCCTTGCCCTGTTCGGCGCGAGTGTGCATCTCCAGCTCGAAACGGGCAAGCATGGGCATGATGAAGAAATAGCGGTGGAAGTTACCCATCGCTTCCTGAATCAGAGCGATCTGGAAGTTGGGGTCGGAGTTGGTCTGCATGAGGCGGGCGCGGGTCATGGCCTGGTTGAAGTTCGAGGCGACCTCGGCGACGAACAGCGAGTAACCGGAATAGGCGGCAGGCTGAGTCTTACGCAGAGGTAGCTGTGCATCGAGTGGCCGAGTTCGTGGGCGAGGGTGCTCATCGCGCCGAGGTTGTCGTCATAGCTCATCATGATGAACGGGAAGGTGTCATGGACGCCGCTGGAAAACGCGCCCTGACGCTTGCCCTGATTCGGATAGATATCGACCCAGCGGTCTTCGAGGCAGCCGCGGCGGAGGGCATCGACATACGGTTTGCCGAGGGGAGCCATGCCGTCGCAAATCCAATCGACGGCCTGCGTGTACGGGACGCGAGGTTCGTTTTGGGTGATCGGCGCCCAGACGTCGTAGGTATGAATGGTGTCGTAACGCATGGCCCGGCGTTTGACTGCCCAGTACTTGTGCCAGGTGGGGATATTGCGCTTGAAGGTGTCGATGAGGTTCTGGAACACGGCCGGCGGGATGTTGTTGGCGAACAGCGAGGCCTCGACACTGGTCGAATAGCCCGCACACACGCGCCC
This DNA window, taken from Candidatus Flexicrinis proximus, encodes the following:
- a CDS encoding MoaD/ThiS family protein, giving the protein MERLHATRSFYQSSSKFFPELQQGVRVEGATAAEIVSALDRRYPGLATYVVDERGALRKHVNIFVDQEMVSDRQHLQDAVGQDQVVFIMQALSGG
- a CDS encoding Gfo/Idh/MocA family oxidoreductase produces the protein MTDKIRWGILSTANIGRKRVVPAMQLCKHGVVAAVASRNVEAAREYANELKIPKAYGSYEALLADPDIDAIYNPLPNSMHAEWSIKCAEAGKPTLCEKPLASDAAEAQTMVDAFAARGVPFAEAFMYRFHPQTGLVKQLLDDGAIGELVMVNAAFSFRIREEDNIRLSKALAGGALMDVGCYCVNVTRLMAGAEPISVKAMQRTGVVSGVDEVLTGVMAFASGVLAHFDCSLRANFTHTYQLRGTTGKILVEEGFVVPPDHPSTVRVTETNAAGAETTREIRVAPANSYTLMADDFAQALIDGRAPRWKPQDGVENMRVIDQLYASAAQ
- a CDS encoding DUF2249 domain-containing protein — encoded protein: MQQLDVRTITPRHRHEIIFDVFDNLPEGQGFELVNDHAPTPLYYQFLHERADKFTWTYLEEGPEVWRVLIVHTGNGN
- a CDS encoding cupin domain-containing protein, encoding MDALYQLVADTKALIESIPPDSIVSRTFHKDEHLRAIVFGFDRGQELSEHTSAYAAIIQIISGEASVTAGGDRHELQAGSWLYMTPKLKHSVVAKTPLVMLLTMFGGE